The following are encoded in a window of Vigna unguiculata cultivar IT97K-499-35 chromosome 8, ASM411807v1, whole genome shotgun sequence genomic DNA:
- the LOC114194809 gene encoding uncharacterized protein LOC114194809 yields MGMLNTWANFRTRFLEKYFPDTARQDREAEFLAFQQGDMTVQEYVNRFEHLARYSSQNITEEWKCLKFKRGLKLELKRVAKSAEHLEKGPGSVVSRHQKNVAEARQMKKPYSRSQTSQGPSCYQCGGLHLKRNCPQLAGGVGGSGDRRKCFICDKPGHFANNCPEKKSLGTKKPAASPTERARAAGRVFALTTTEAIQSGNLILEPCVLFGKVVLVLFDSGASHSFISNACVGRLNLVTRDLGCELLVSTPSSGQMATSSVCVGCSMEVASRRYKMNLRAINEVEAGATGFMIVAHAEKNNTTEKISVILVVEKYVDVFPDEIPELPPSRDVDFSIDLIPGAGPVSMGPYRMAPTELVELKKQIEDLLEKKFIRRDVHADNLRVVLGILREHKLYGKLSKCEFWLDEVQFLGHVISAQGIAVDPAKIETVVKWERPQTVTEVRSFLGLTGYYRQFVEGFSKMVSPLTQLTRKDQPFSWINECEVCFEDMKRRLTTAPILAIPDTTKTFEVYCDASYQGLGCVLMQEKRPIAYTSRQLKVFSDHKSLKYLFDQKELNMRQRHWMEYLKDYDFELLYHPGKANVVADALSRKKAHVSAMMIKELELIEKLRDMNLGLDMEAGHIRCSMLRITNEFLDEVRVEQGKDQEL; encoded by the exons ATGGGGATGCTGAATACTTGGGCCAACTTTAGAACTCGTTTTCTGGAGAAGTACTTTCCAGATACGGCGAGACAAGACAGGGAGGCTGAATTCCTAGCATTTCAACAGGGAGACATGACAGTGCAGGAGTATGTGAACAGATTCGAGCACTTGGCGAGGTATTCCTCACAGAACATCACGGAAGAGTGGAAGTGTTTAAAGTTTAAGCGAGGACTCAAACTTGAGCTAAAGAGGGTG GCAAAGAGTGCGGAGCACCTTGAGAAGGGCCCCGGTTCAGTTGTGAGTCGACATCAGAAAAATGTCGCTGAGGCTAGGCAGATGAAAAAGCCTTATAGCAGATCACAGACATCCCAGGGTCCTTCTTGCTACCAGTGTGGTGGACTCCATCTGAAGAGGAACTGTCCTCAGTTGGCAGGCGGAGTAGGAGGGTCAGGCGACCGTCGCAAATGTTTTATATGCGACAAACCGGGACACTTCGCCAACAATTGCCCAGAAAAGAAGAGTCTTGGCACGAAGAAACCAGCAGCATCGCCAACAGAGCGAGCTAGGGCAGCAGGCAGAGTCTTTGCCCTGACCACCACCGAGGCTATACAATCGGGTAATCTTATTCTTGAACCTTGTGTGTTGTTTGGTAAAGTAGTACTGGTGTTGTTTGATTCTGGGGCATCCCATTCCTTTATTTCTAATGCGTGTGTGGGGAGATTGAATTTGGTGACACGCGATTTGGGATGTGAGTTGCTTGTTTCAACTCCCTCCTCAGGTCAAATGGCTACCAGTTCAGTCTGCGTTGGGTGTTCAATGGAAGTGGCAAGTCGCAGATACAAAAtgaacttg AGGGCGATAAACGAAGTAGAAGCCGGAGCCACCGGCTTTATGATAGTGGCCCATGCAGAGAAGAATAACACCACCGAGAAGATCAGTGTGATTCTAGTAGTGGAGAAGTATGTTGATGTATTTCCAGATGAAATACCCGAGTTGCCACCGAGTAGGGATGTGGATTTTTCCATCGATCTCATCCCTGGAGCTGGCCCAGTGTCCATGGGGCCCTATAGAATGGCCCCAACGGAGTTGGTTGAGTTGAAGAAGCAAATAGAAGAtttgcttgagaagaagttcatccg TCGGGATGTACATGCAGATAATCTGAGAGTGGTGTTGGGAATTCTCAGAGAGCATAAACTGTATGGGAAGTTGTCAAAGTGTGAGTTTTGGCTGGATGAGGTACAGTTCTTGGGTCATGTAATCTCAGCCCAAGGCATAGCGGTGGACCCAGCGAAGATTGAGAcagtggtgaagtgggagagacCACAGACAGTTACTGAGGTGAGGAGCTTCTTGGGTCTGACAGGTTATTACAGGCAGTTTGTGGAGGGgttctccaagatggtgagtcccTTGACTCAACTCACTAGAAAGGACCAGCCTTTCTCTTGGATAAACGAGTGTGAAGTCTGTTTTGAGGATATGAAGAGGAGATTAACCACTGCACCAATACTGGCTATTCCGGACACAACCAAGACGTTTGAGGTGTATTGTGATGCTTCATACCAGGGTctaggttgtgtgttgatgcaggagaaaCGGCCTATTGCTTACACATCTCGTCAGCTGAAG GTATTCAGTGATCACAAGAGtttaaaatacttgtttgatcagaaggaattgaatatgaggcagaggcaCTGGATGGAATAcctgaaggactacgactttgagtTGTTATACCATCCTGGTAAGGCTAATGTTGTAGCAGACGCGCTGAGCAGGAAGAAAGCTCATGTGTCGGCTATGATGATTAAAGAGTTGGAGTTGATTGAGAAACTACGAGATATGAATCTGGGATTAGATATGGAGGCAGGTCACATACGGTGTAGCATGTTGAGGATCACTAATGAGTTCCTGGATGAGGTTCGGGTGGAACAGGGTAAGGATCAGGAATTGTAG